One genomic segment of Ictalurus punctatus breed USDA103 chromosome 12, Coco_2.0, whole genome shotgun sequence includes these proteins:
- the si:ch211-207l14.1 gene encoding E3 ubiquitin-protein ligase RNF8 isoform X1 produces MIMEKEEEEEELFTEWPAEEREQESTEDEDDEKEMETEREKSGLDILRPSVSLANRRASLPCPTQLSAMHLTHLTHLTHLHMTTMAPSPVGMRHRLKDGEARKQGLHSQHDRNQDEDNESKLEKWPSAIPNLLHVPEKRRRFRSRNVISLSDADSMCLICHDDLCRRGGTIWELHCSHNFHSECIQEWLWMKQTCPICHKRMAMPEPLYWTSARVKVP; encoded by the exons ATGATCatggagaaagaggaagaggaggaggaactTTTCACAGAGTGGCCTGCTGAAGAAAGAGAGCAGGAGAGCacagaggatgaggatgatgaaaaGGAGATGGAGACCGAGAGGGAAAAAAGCGGGTTGGATATCCTCAGGCCAAGTGTTTCACTGGCCAATCGCAGAGCGTCCCTTCCGTGTCCG ACCCAGCTGAGTGCTATGCATTTGACTCATTTGACTCATCTGACTCACCTGCACATGACCACCATGGCTCCAAGCCCAGTCGGCATGAGGCACAGGCTCAAAGATGGCGAAGCAAGGAAGCAAGGTCTTCACTCTCAGCACGACCGAAACCAGGATGAGGACAACGAATCCAAGCTTGAGAAATGGCCATCTGCCATCCCAAACTTACTTCATGTCCCAGAAAAGCGGAGACGCTTCAGGAGCCGCAACGTTATATCACTA AGTGACGCAGACAGCATGTGTCTGATTTGCCATGATGATCTGTGCAGAAGAGGAGGAACCATCTGGGAACTGCACTGTTCACACAACTTCCACAGTGAG tgtATACAGGAGTGGTTGTGGATGAAGCAGACTTGCCCGATATGTCATAAGCGCATGGCTATGCCCGAGCCTCTGTACTGGACATCCGCTCGTGTCAAAGTGCCCTAA
- the sft2d2b gene encoding SFT2 domain containing 2b, giving the protein MDKLKKVLSGQDGNDDLNVLQSAGDVTTLGWGTRVKAFIACFVLGVVCSILGSCLLWVPKKGLILFAVFYTFGNIASLLSTVFLMGPLNQLKRMCDKTRALATAVMITCLVLTLCSAFWWQNKGLAVLFCILQFLALTWYSLSYIPFARDALIKMFSMCLK; this is encoded by the exons ATGGATAAATTAAAGAAAGTTCTGAGCGGTCAGGACGGAAATGACGACCTGAACGTGCTGCAG TCGGCGGGAGACGTGACCACGCTGGGCTGGGGAACACGCGTCAAGGCTTTTATCGCCTGCTTTGTCTTGGGAGTCGTCTGTTCCATCCTG GGATCGTGTTTGCTCTGGGTTCCTAAAAAAGGACTGATCTTGTTCGCCGTCTTCTACACCTTTGGCAACATCGCCTCGCTCCTAAG CACCGTGTTTTTGATGGGGCCGTTGAATCAGCTGAAGAGGATGTGTGACAAGACGAGAGCGCTGGCGACGGCCGTCATGATC ACGTGCCTTGTGTTGACACTTTGCTCTGCATTTTGG TGGCAAAACAAAGGCCTGGCCGTGCTCTTCTGCATCCTCCAGTTCCTGGCTTTAACTTG GTACAGCTTGTCATATATTCCATTTGCAAG GGACGCGCTGATTAAGATGTTCTCCATGTGTTTGAAGTGA
- the si:ch211-207l14.1 gene encoding uncharacterized protein si:ch211-207l14.1 isoform X2 produces MIMEKEEEEEELFTEWPAEEREQESTEDEDDEKEMETEREKSGLDILRPSVSLANRRASLPCPTQLSAMHLTHLTHLTHLHMTTMAPSPVGMRHRLKDGEARKQGLHSQHDRNQDEDNESKLEKWPSAIPNLLHVPEKRRRFRSRNVISLSDADSMCLICHDDLCRRGGTIWELHCSHNFHSEFG; encoded by the exons ATGATCatggagaaagaggaagaggaggaggaactTTTCACAGAGTGGCCTGCTGAAGAAAGAGAGCAGGAGAGCacagaggatgaggatgatgaaaaGGAGATGGAGACCGAGAGGGAAAAAAGCGGGTTGGATATCCTCAGGCCAAGTGTTTCACTGGCCAATCGCAGAGCGTCCCTTCCGTGTCCG ACCCAGCTGAGTGCTATGCATTTGACTCATTTGACTCATCTGACTCACCTGCACATGACCACCATGGCTCCAAGCCCAGTCGGCATGAGGCACAGGCTCAAAGATGGCGAAGCAAGGAAGCAAGGTCTTCACTCTCAGCACGACCGAAACCAGGATGAGGACAACGAATCCAAGCTTGAGAAATGGCCATCTGCCATCCCAAACTTACTTCATGTCCCAGAAAAGCGGAGACGCTTCAGGAGCCGCAACGTTATATCACTA AGTGACGCAGACAGCATGTGTCTGATTTGCCATGATGATCTGTGCAGAAGAGGAGGAACCATCTGGGAACTGCACTGTTCACACAACTTCCACAGTGAG TTTGGTTAA